The following proteins are co-located in the Engraulis encrasicolus isolate BLACKSEA-1 chromosome 2, IST_EnEncr_1.0, whole genome shotgun sequence genome:
- the pdap1b gene encoding pdgfa associated protein 1b isoform X3, whose translation MRTYTSPEEIDAQMKAEKERKKREEEEEASNDNLVEEKLQGSGSEDSDDEGSSKKRGLEGLIEIENPNRVAQKSKKVTDIELEGPRQLSRREREEIERQQAKERYMKMHLAGKTDQAKADLARLAIIRKQREEAARKKEQEKKAKEAAATAARGVNSLSLK comes from the exons ATGAGGACATACACAAGTCCCGAAGAGATTGATGCTCAGATGAAAGCTGAAAAAGAGCGAAAGAAG agggaagaggaagaagaggcatCAAATGATAACTTGGTGGAAGAGAAACTCCAGGGATCTGGGTCGGAAGATAGTGATGATGAAGGAAGTTCG AAGAAAAGGGGGTTGGAGGGATTAATTGAAATTGAGAACCCTAATCGCGTGGCACAAAAGTCAAAGAAAGTGACTGACATCGAGCTGGAAGGGCCAAGACAACTTTCAAGAAGAGAAAG GGAGGAAATAGAGCGACAGCAAGCAAAAGAAAGATATATGAAAATGCATTTAGCGGGAAAGACGGATCAGGCCAAAGCAGACCTGGCTCGACTTGCAATCATCCGGAAACAGAGGGAAGAAGCTGCAAGGAAAAAAGAACAAGAGAAGAAAG CAAAAGAAGCAGCCGCCACAGCAGCAAGAGGAGTCAACTCCTTATCTCTAAAATAA
- the pdap1b gene encoding pdgfa associated protein 1b isoform X1: protein MPKGGKKGGHKGRMRTYTSPEEIDAQMKAEKERKKREEEEEASNDNLVEEKLQGSGSEDSDDEGSSKKRGLEGLIEIENPNRVAQKSKKVTDIELEGPRQLSRREREEIERQQAKERYMKMHLAGKTDQAKADLARLAIIRKQREEAARKKEQEKKAKEAAATAARGVNSLSLK, encoded by the exons ATGCCTAAAGGAG gaaAGAAAGGTGGCCACAAAGGTCGAATGAGGACATACACAAGTCCCGAAGAGATTGATGCTCAGATGAAAGCTGAAAAAGAGCGAAAGAAG agggaagaggaagaagaggcatCAAATGATAACTTGGTGGAAGAGAAACTCCAGGGATCTGGGTCGGAAGATAGTGATGATGAAGGAAGTTCG AAGAAAAGGGGGTTGGAGGGATTAATTGAAATTGAGAACCCTAATCGCGTGGCACAAAAGTCAAAGAAAGTGACTGACATCGAGCTGGAAGGGCCAAGACAACTTTCAAGAAGAGAAAG GGAGGAAATAGAGCGACAGCAAGCAAAAGAAAGATATATGAAAATGCATTTAGCGGGAAAGACGGATCAGGCCAAAGCAGACCTGGCTCGACTTGCAATCATCCGGAAACAGAGGGAAGAAGCTGCAAGGAAAAAAGAACAAGAGAAGAAAG CAAAAGAAGCAGCCGCCACAGCAGCAAGAGGAGTCAACTCCTTATCTCTAAAATAA
- the pdap1b gene encoding pdgfa associated protein 1b isoform X2, producing the protein MPKGGKKGGHKGRMRTYTSPEEIDAQMKAEKERKKREEEEEASNDNLVEEKLQGSGSEDSDDEGSSKRGLEGLIEIENPNRVAQKSKKVTDIELEGPRQLSRREREEIERQQAKERYMKMHLAGKTDQAKADLARLAIIRKQREEAARKKEQEKKAKEAAATAARGVNSLSLK; encoded by the exons ATGCCTAAAGGAG gaaAGAAAGGTGGCCACAAAGGTCGAATGAGGACATACACAAGTCCCGAAGAGATTGATGCTCAGATGAAAGCTGAAAAAGAGCGAAAGAAG agggaagaggaagaagaggcatCAAATGATAACTTGGTGGAAGAGAAACTCCAGGGATCTGGGTCGGAAGATAGTGATGATGAAGGAAGTTCG AAAAGGGGGTTGGAGGGATTAATTGAAATTGAGAACCCTAATCGCGTGGCACAAAAGTCAAAGAAAGTGACTGACATCGAGCTGGAAGGGCCAAGACAACTTTCAAGAAGAGAAAG GGAGGAAATAGAGCGACAGCAAGCAAAAGAAAGATATATGAAAATGCATTTAGCGGGAAAGACGGATCAGGCCAAAGCAGACCTGGCTCGACTTGCAATCATCCGGAAACAGAGGGAAGAAGCTGCAAGGAAAAAAGAACAAGAGAAGAAAG CAAAAGAAGCAGCCGCCACAGCAGCAAGAGGAGTCAACTCCTTATCTCTAAAATAA